ATCCGCGTCGACCCCTCGAAGTCATCCGCAAGTTTACGTGTGTGTACAATCTGAAACAGTTGCCCAGTGGCAAGTGGGGGTGGAAGTATGACACCTATTTTAGTCAGGGACATGCACGGCCAGTTGACATCAAGCAAATGCATGATGAACTGGCGGCTGACGTGAAGAAGATCACGTGCCCGACACTGCTTGTGAAGGGTGGCGAGAGCGATGTCTTTTCTCTCGATGGCGCAAAAGAATTCCAAGAACTAATCCCTGGATCTGAATTCGCCCTGGTGCCCAAAGCCGGTCATTCTGTCATGGGAGATAATCCGGCAGGGTTCGAGTCTGCAGTGCGCACCTTCTATACGAAGAAAGGATACCTCTAGAAGAGGTGACAGGTTACTGGTTACAGGGAACAGTACTGAGAAGAAAGAGACAAAGAGGTTCCCTGCTGTACCAATTTGGCTTCTCTTTAGGCGATTTCCGAAAAAGGGGATACCCGAGATAGGGGATATTCTTTCCAAAAAATCGCCTTACTGTAACCTGTCCCCTGAAACCTGTTCCCTAAGAGGAGTGACTCCATGGAGTTAGGATTAAAAGGAAAAGTCGTCATTGTTGGTGGTGCGAGTAAAGGCATTGGTCGCGCGACAGCTTTAGGCTTTGCGAGGGAAGGGGCAAAGGTCGCGATCAGTGCTCGTGACCCTGGCCAATTGCAGACCACTACGGACGAAATCCGCAAAGAGACCGGGGCGGAGATTCTGGCCATTCCCGGTGACCTCTCGAAAGCTGATGCAACGGATAAACTCGTCGATGAAACGGTCAAGAAGTTTGGTACTATCCACGTTGTGGTGGCGAATACCGGTGGGCCGCCGCTTGGCGGCTTTACTAATATGAAAGATGAAGATTGGGAAAGCGCCTTTTCTTTGAACTTCCTCAGTACTGTACGCCTCTTTCGCCGCGCCATTCCGTATATGGAAAAGCAGAAGTGGGGACGGTTACTGAGTGTGATGTCGATGTCGGTAAAAGAACCGATCGATGGTCTGATTCTCTCGAATGGCGTACGTCCTGCAGTTGTGGGGATGGCCAAAACTCTCTCACGCGAAGTGGGAAAACATAACATTACAGTCAATACGATTCTTCCTGGTCGTATTCTGACGGATCGGTTACGCAGTGGCATTGCCGCGCGGGCGCAACGCACGGGGAAGACCATCGATCAGGCACTGGAAGATAGCGGTGCCGACGTTCCGCTTGGCCGTATTGGTGATCCACAAGAAATGGCGAACGTGATCGTTTTCGTCGGTTCGGAAGCCGGAAGTTATGTGAATGGAACCGCGATTCAAGTTGATGGTGGACTGTTGCGAGGGCTTTTATAGGAACTCGGGAAACGTCGTCTATGGATCAAGTCCTGACCGCAGCTATCGAGGCCGCCAAAGCTGCCGGTGATGTCGCTCTGCACTATTTTCGCACCAATCTTACGGTTGAGACGAAAGCCGATCGTACACCGGTGACGAAAGCTGACCGTGAATGTGAGGCGAAGATCACGGAAGTGTTGAGTGCACGGTTTCCTGCATATGGCTTTCTGGGCGAAGAACTCGGCGAACGTCAAGGACAAACCAACGCGCGATGGATTGTCGATCCTATTGATGGTACGAAGAATTTCATTCGTGGAATTCCGTTCTTTGCGACACTGATTGCCCTTGAAGAAGATGGAGAAATCACTGCTGGTGTGATGTACGCTCCCGCAATCAACGATTTGCTCTATGCCCGGAAAGGGCAGGGAGCTTGCGTGAACGGTCAGCCGGTGCGCGTTTCTGAGGTTGCGGAATTGCGCGAGGCGATGCTCATTCATGGTGGATTGAAGGATCTCAAAGTCAGACCTTGTTGGGAACCGTTTTTGCAATTAGTCGAACGCACGGCACGACAGCGTGGATTTGGCGATGCGCTTGGTCACAGTGTGGTGATTGCGGGACGTGCTGAAGTTGCCCTCGAACCGGAAGTAAAGCCGTGGGACTTGGCCGCAACAAAGATTCTTATAACCGAAGCTGGTGGACGATTTTCTGACTTTGCGGGAACCGATTCCATTTATACAGGAAGTGCCGTCATCTCGAATGGCCGAGTGCATCAGATGGTGGTGGATATTTTGTGCGGGAGATAAATTATGGATGCCCCGATCGAAATTGTCGAATTTTCTGACTATTTGTGACCTTGGTGTTATCCTGCAGCGGTGCGCTTGCAGAAAATCAAGGAACGCTTTGGTGATCGTATAACGATCCGCTGGCACCCTTTTGCCCTGCGTCCGCAATACGACCCAACTTCGTTTCGTTTCAAAGATAGTTATGTCGAGGGTGCCTGGCGTCGCATCTCCGGAATGGTTGCGTCAGAAGGTCTTACCTACAACATGTGGGATAAAGACGAGTTTCCCCGCTGGAGCATGCCAGGGCTTGAAGCAGGAGTCGCGGCGCAGCGACAAGGCGAGGACGCCTTCCATCGCTTTCATCTCGGACTGTATCGTTCTTTTTTCACCGAGAGCAAGAGTCTCATCGATAAAGACACCCTCATCAACGTGGCACGGGAGGCTGGCCTTGATATGAACACCTTCCTCCATGACATCGATGACCATGTCCTCCAGGAGTCGGTGCGTAAACAATGTGAAGAGGCAACCGAGACGTATTTCGTGACAGCAGTTCCGACAGTGATCATCGGGGGAAAACGGCGACGGATCGGAATGGTCCCGCCAGAAGAATATTTGCAGGACTTGGCGTTACTTGGAGTGAAGGAGTAGCGGTGTGGGGCAAAGCGGAAACACGACGTGAAAGTGTCATTCTGAGCAGAGCGAAGAATCTCTCAGAGAGACCTTTCGTTTCACTCAGGGTGACAGCACGAGTGTATGAATCTTTCGTGGTCCGATTTAGTATTACTTCCGTGCCCCTTTTTTCTTTTCCTCTGCCACTGGCTGAGTAACGATACGGTTTGTGATCTCTTCTTTCATCGCCTCAAAACATTCCTGACACACTTCCGCTCGCCAGCTCCAGGTTGATCGGTTCGGCTGCTCCGTGACCTCGATAGAAAAGTTCAGGAGTGCATCAAGATTTTCAACTTCGACGTTGCAACGGTCACAGAAGACTTTGACCATGATTTTCGACCCTCAAGTGCTCTAGGTGTGAGAAGTTTTTCATGAGCTTGAGCGAAACAGAAACGGAGAAGCGGTGACTCAGAAAACTTCTTCTTGCCGCTTCTCCGTTTTTTTCTTCCTACTTGCCTTTTCCCTATCTTGCTAGCCTACCGCTTTTGTCGAACCCAGGAGGTTTCCACCTAAGGTTGGGTGGCCGATGCGTTTATCACCGACAACGTTGACCAAGGCGGTTTTTCCGGATTTCAATGCGCGTTCTAATGCCGGAATAATTTCTTCGGGCTTTTCGGCGTGTTCTGTGTGGACACCCATCGGTTCGAAGACTTTGTCGTAGCGGATGTTCTGAATCATATCGAACGGTTTGGTACGACCTTTGAGAATCGGCATCGATTCGAATGACGGGCCCCACGAGCTGTTGTTCCACAGCAGTGTGACGATCGGAATTTTGTATTTCGCGGCGGTTTCTATATCCATGCCACCGATCCCGAGGCCTCCATCTCCACTGACGATAATGACTTGCTTGCCTGGGCGACCGAGTTGTACGCCAATACCCATGCCAACGCCGTGTCCCACCGGTGCGAGCGGTCCAGCATCGACAATCTGTCCCATTTCATGAGCCGTGAACCACTGACTGGTGTACCCGCTCAGCGTGAAGCTATCGATAATGAGCGATGCACTTTTATCGATCACTTTCATCAGGTCGCTGGTCAGGCGGTCTGGATGAATCGGCGTATTGTTCGCGTATTTCACTGCCCGCTCTTGGATGAGCTTCTCGTAATTGCTGCGAATATCCGCCATCTGCTTGGTCCAAGGGCTCTTTCGCTTCGTGCTGAAATCGAGCTTCATTTCTTTGATCTTCTTGATGATCTGTCGGAGCACGAGCTTTGGATCGCCGACGATACCGACTTCTGCAGGCACGTGCCACCCGACGCGCTGTGGTGTGGCATCGACTTGCACATAGGTGGCTTTGTCACTCCAGGTCGGTGGCTCACCGAATTTCTCACCACTCCAGTAGCGGAAACCGACCGCCAGTACGAAATCTGCTTCACCGGTGAACGGCTTCTTCCACGCACCACGAATTGCCAACGGATGAGCCTCGTCGACTGCACCTTGGCCAGCACGGCGGCAGTACACTGGGGTACTGGTGAGTTCTGCGAGTTCTTTCATTTCTGCTGCAGCATCAGACCAGAAGATTCCGTCGCCACCAGCAATAACTGGCCGTTGCGCTTTGAAGAGTAACTCAGCCGTGCGTTCGATCGAACGTGGGTCACCTTGCGAGCGCAATTCGTCTGGCCCGTAGACTTTTGCACCCCTCCGCTGCTTCTTCTCGTCATCGACGTGATAAAGAATGTTCTGCGGAATTTCTAACAAAGAGACGCCTTGCGGTGGGTTGATGGCTTCACGAAAGGCTTGGCGCAGATCAATTTCGATGGTCGACCAGTCCAAGACGCGTTTGGCAAATTTGGAAAAACTCCGGACTACATCTGACCCATACGCTTCTTGGAACGAACCAATATAATCTTCCGTTGTTGGATGCTGACCCGAGAGGCACACGACTGAACTATTGGTGAGGCCGGCGACACATAACCCGGTGACCGCATTGGTCAAGCCGCAGCCGGCAGTGACGCAACAGACTCCAGGTTGGCCCGTGACGCGTGCATATCCGTCTGCAGCATACGCACATGCTTGTTCATGTCGCATGTGGATAAGATCCACATCATTGTTCATGAGGTTTGCAAGGATCGGAAACGTATGTCCGCCGTTGACCGCGAACATATACTTCACCTTTTGTTCTTTGAGAATGCGCCCGATAAGCGCGCCTCCATCTACACTCGCCATTCGTAAGTCCTCCTTTCGGGGTTTCGGCGGGGCATCTTCCCATATTCTCTGCAACAAAAAAAGGGAGTCTCGGGGTAAGCCCTCCCTCGGTTTGGGAACCGTGGTATGTGTTACGTGTTACGTGTTACGTAGTGAGTAACTTTGTGGCTTCGGCTGCATGCCACGCAAGACGCATCACACATTACCTTCCTACATAATATAGTACTGCAAGCGAACCCAAGCCGTATCACGGTCCGCATAATAATTCAGCAATGAGGCATCGGTCTGGAAACGACTACCGGCATACAGCGCCATTCCTGCGAACAGATCGAGATTGTCAAAGTACAACCTTCGCCAAAAAACTGTACCAGGAACAAGTGTTGTTTGGCGTTGAGCGAATAGGCATACGCCCACAAAGGTTCTAATCGCCCTCTGGCAAAGAAGCCCGCTCCTGACAAGGTCAAGAGGTGTTCCCAGCGTTGATGGCGATCGAATGGGGCATTGGTAAACGTATTGAGCGCACTTGGGCGATTGTTGTTCTGGTACGTCATCAGGTGTTGTACGGTAAGGAACCATTGGTCTGTGCCAAACGTCCCCGGTAGGAAACGCAGGGGGCGCTGAACATCGAAACCGATCATACTACGCCATACGGATGTCCCCGACTTCGATTTCTTGGTTATCGCTCTGAGGCCTGGACAGGTAATCCCACCATTGGGGCAGGGATTGCCAAATTCGTCGCGGCCCTCACCATTGCGTATAAGCTGCGAGCTATTATTCCGCACTGAGAAGTTCCGTGGCTCGTTTGTAGACCAGCTTTGCTCTAAACGAAATACGCCTCCTGTATAGTCGGAATCGTTATAGGTCGTGGTGAAGCCAAAGACATGTGTCCAGGGATAATAGTGGAAGGTTGGCAAACAAAATGT
The window above is part of the Deltaproteobacteria bacterium genome. Proteins encoded here:
- a CDS encoding thiamine pyrophosphate-binding protein; the protein is MASVDGGALIGRILKEQKVKYMFAVNGGHTFPILANLMNNDVDLIHMRHEQACAYAADGYARVTGQPGVCCVTAGCGLTNAVTGLCVAGLTNSSVVCLSGQHPTTEDYIGSFQEAYGSDVVRSFSKFAKRVLDWSTIEIDLRQAFREAINPPQGVSLLEIPQNILYHVDDEKKQRRGAKVYGPDELRSQGDPRSIERTAELLFKAQRPVIAGGDGIFWSDAAAEMKELAELTSTPVYCRRAGQGAVDEAHPLAIRGAWKKPFTGEADFVLAVGFRYWSGEKFGEPPTWSDKATYVQVDATPQRVGWHVPAEVGIVGDPKLVLRQIIKKIKEMKLDFSTKRKSPWTKQMADIRSNYEKLIQERAVKYANNTPIHPDRLTSDLMKVIDKSASLIIDSFTLSGYTSQWFTAHEMGQIVDAGPLAPVGHGVGMGIGVQLGRPGKQVIIVSGDGGLGIGGMDIETAAKYKIPIVTLLWNNSSWGPSFESMPILKGRTKPFDMIQNIRYDKVFEPMGVHTEHAEKPEEIIPALERALKSGKTALVNVVGDKRIGHPTLGGNLLGSTKAVG
- a CDS encoding histidinol phosphate phosphatase; this translates as MDQVLTAAIEAAKAAGDVALHYFRTNLTVETKADRTPVTKADRECEAKITEVLSARFPAYGFLGEELGERQGQTNARWIVDPIDGTKNFIRGIPFFATLIALEEDGEITAGVMYAPAINDLLYARKGQGACVNGQPVRVSEVAELREAMLIHGGLKDLKVRPCWEPFLQLVERTARQRGFGDALGHSVVIAGRAEVALEPEVKPWDLAATKILITEAGGRFSDFAGTDSIYTGSAVISNGRVHQMVVDILCGR
- a CDS encoding SDR family oxidoreductase yields the protein MELGLKGKVVIVGGASKGIGRATALGFAREGAKVAISARDPGQLQTTTDEIRKETGAEILAIPGDLSKADATDKLVDETVKKFGTIHVVVANTGGPPLGGFTNMKDEDWESAFSLNFLSTVRLFRRAIPYMEKQKWGRLLSVMSMSVKEPIDGLILSNGVRPAVVGMAKTLSREVGKHNITVNTILPGRILTDRLRSGIAARAQRTGKTIDQALEDSGADVPLGRIGDPQEMANVIVFVGSEAGSYVNGTAIQVDGGLLRGLL